In Sulfitobacter sp. W027, a single window of DNA contains:
- the phnH gene encoding phosphonate C-P lyase system protein PhnH: MQTLSLTGGFRDAPKDAAFAFRAVMNAMAKPGEINSVTGAEPPAGLSIAAGVVLLTLCDPETPLYLAPGFDRPELRDWITFHTGAPFAPATAAHFALGAWDELPRGDFPLGTAAYPDRSATLIVEVDDLRSDGATLTGPGIKDSAALSLPDRTAFQQNAALFPRGLDFIFTCSDRLAALPRSTKVS, encoded by the coding sequence ATGCAGACCCTATCGCTGACCGGCGGGTTTCGCGACGCGCCCAAAGACGCCGCTTTTGCCTTTCGCGCGGTGATGAACGCCATGGCCAAACCGGGTGAGATCAACAGCGTGACCGGCGCCGAACCGCCTGCGGGCCTGTCCATCGCAGCCGGGGTCGTTTTGCTGACGCTCTGCGATCCCGAAACGCCGCTTTACCTCGCCCCCGGCTTCGACCGGCCCGAATTGCGCGACTGGATCACCTTCCACACCGGCGCGCCCTTCGCCCCCGCAACTGCGGCGCACTTCGCCTTGGGCGCTTGGGACGAGCTGCCGCGCGGCGACTTCCCCCTTGGGACTGCCGCCTACCCCGACCGCTCGGCCACGCTGATCGTTGAGGTGGATGATCTGCGCAGCGATGGCGCGACCCTCACCGGCCCCGGCATCAAAGACAGTGCCGCGCTGTCGCTGCCCGACCGTACGGCCTTCCAGCAAAACGCGGCGCTCTTTCCGCGTGGATTGGATTTCATTTTCACCTGCAGCGACCGTTTGGCGGCGCTGCCCCGAAGCACAAAGGTGTCCTGA
- the phnG gene encoding phosphonate C-P lyase system protein PhnG — MTVETKEKTSDRQAWMGLLARAEARDLARLWEGFGPLPAHEVLRAPEIGGVMLRGRMGAVGDAFNMGEMSVTRCSVRLADGPDGHAYVQGRSRDKALQAALTDALMQGNAADEVRAKLLDPLAEIESQRRASRAAKAAATKVDFFTMVRGED, encoded by the coding sequence ATGACCGTTGAAACCAAAGAAAAGACCAGCGATCGGCAGGCTTGGATGGGCCTGCTTGCGCGGGCCGAGGCCCGCGATCTCGCCCGGCTTTGGGAGGGCTTCGGCCCCCTGCCCGCTCATGAGGTGCTCCGCGCGCCCGAGATCGGTGGCGTCATGTTGCGGGGCCGGATGGGCGCTGTGGGCGACGCCTTCAACATGGGTGAAATGTCCGTTACGCGCTGTTCCGTGCGGCTGGCGGATGGGCCAGACGGCCACGCCTATGTGCAAGGCCGCAGCCGCGACAAGGCGCTGCAAGCGGCCCTTACGGACGCGCTGATGCAAGGCAATGCGGCGGATGAGGTCCGCGCCAAACTGCTCGACCCGCTGGCCGAGATCGAGAGCCAGCGCCGCGCCAGCCGTGCCGCCAAGGCTGCGGCCACCAAGGTCGACTTTTTCACCATGGTCAGAGGAGAAGACTGA
- the phnF gene encoding phosphonate metabolism transcriptional regulator PhnF: protein MVRTAIWKTITATLTHDIATGKYGSGDRLPTEAQLAARFGVNRHTVRRAISDMNESGLTYSRRGAGVFVAQRPTDYPIGKRVRFHQNLAAAGRVPAKEILALETRAASAHEAAQLGLDGEALVHVYEGLSLADEQPIAIFRSIFPAARFPDLLAALEASRSVTTALAQGGVADYTRASTRLTAKLANATQALHLRLTEGAPILRSAGINVDPEGVPVEYGVTWFAGDRVTLTLNPGD, encoded by the coding sequence ATGGTCCGTACTGCGATTTGGAAAACCATCACCGCCACGCTGACCCACGATATCGCCACGGGGAAATACGGCTCCGGCGATCGGCTTCCGACTGAGGCGCAATTGGCGGCGCGCTTCGGGGTGAACCGCCATACGGTGCGCCGCGCGATCAGCGATATGAACGAGAGCGGGCTGACTTATAGCCGTCGGGGTGCGGGGGTCTTCGTGGCGCAGCGGCCCACGGATTATCCCATCGGCAAACGGGTGCGGTTTCATCAGAACCTTGCGGCGGCGGGGCGGGTGCCGGCCAAGGAGATTTTGGCGTTGGAGACCCGCGCGGCCTCGGCCCATGAGGCCGCGCAGTTGGGGCTGGATGGGGAGGCGCTGGTGCATGTCTATGAAGGGCTTTCGCTGGCCGATGAGCAGCCCATCGCGATCTTTCGCAGCATCTTTCCCGCCGCGCGGTTCCCCGACCTGTTGGCGGCGCTTGAGGCCAGCCGCTCGGTCACCACGGCCTTGGCGCAGGGCGGGGTGGCGGATTACACCCGCGCCTCGACCCGGCTGACGGCGAAGCTTGCCAATGCCACGCAGGCGCTGCATTTGCGGCTGACCGAAGGCGCGCCGATCCTGCGCTCTGCCGGGATCAACGTGGACCCCGAGGGCGTGCCGGTGGAATACGGGGTGACGTGGTTCGCGGGTGATCGGGTGACGCTGACCCTCAACCCCGGCGACTAG